The Candidatus Desulfofervidus auxilii DNA segment CGATAAGGAGGTTTATCATGACAACTCCACGTATTTTAATTGTAGAAGACGATAGCTATATGAGAAACCAACTTAAGGAACTCCTTAAAAATGATTATCAAGTGTTTACATCAGGAGATAGAGACGAGGCTTTAAGTGTTTTTAAATATACCAAACCAGATTTAGTGCTTCTAGATTTATATCTTCCACCAGATATTTATAGTAGCAAAATAGGAATGGATATTCTCCAACGCATATTAGAAATAAGGAATAATACCAAGGTCATTGTAATTACAGGCAGCAATGATAATAAAGATGCCCTTAGTGCAGTAGACATGGGAGTTTATGCTTATATTACCAAACCCTTCAATATTGACGATTTAAAAGTGCTGATAAAAGGATGTTTATATATACAAAAGCTTGAAAGAGAGAATAAGGCTTTGCATCAAGAATTAGAGAAAAGATGGAATTTCGAAGGTATTATTGGAAACTGTCCTCAGATGTGCCAGGTGTTCTCTATTATAAACAAAGCAGCCCCAACTGATTATACTATCTTGATTGAGGGAGAAACTGGGGTAGGTAAGGAGCTAATTGCCAGAGCCTTACACTCTCGAAGCCCTAGGAAAGAAGGTCCATTTATAGTAATAGATTGTACTGTTATCCCTGAAGGGCTTTTAGAAAGCGAACTCTTTGGCTATGAAAAAGGCTCTTTTACAGGTGCATATAGAACCAAGAGAGGAAAGATAGAATTAGCTGAAAAAGGCACCCTATTTTTGGATGAAATTGGTGACCTTCCCATTTCCCTTCAGGCAAAGTTCTTAAGATTTTTAGAAGAATCGAAGATACAGAGGATAGGTGGGGTATCTCCAAAAAAGGTAAATACTAGGGTGATTGCAGCAACTAATAAAGATTTAAAATTAGGTGTGACAAAGGGTTCCTTTAGAGAAGATCTATATCATCGTCTAAACATGATATCTATTAAAATACCTCCCCTAAGAGAGAGGGGCAGTGATATATTACTTCTGGCAGATTATTTCTTAAAAAAATATAGTGAAGGAAAAAGGCTTAGTTCAGAGGCAAAAAATGCTCTATTTCAGCACGATTGGCCAGGTAATGTTAGGGAATTGAAAAATAGGATTCAAAAGGCCATTGCTATGTCTTCGGATAACCTTATTTCTGCAGGAGATTTGGGATTGGAGACAAAAAATAGTTACCGCAATAAATCTTCGTTAAGGCATGCCAAGCAAGACGTAGAAAAAGAATACCTAATCACGGCCTTAAGAAACAATAAGGGAAATATAACCCACACAGCTCGGGAGCTAGGTACACATAGAATAGTTATCAGGAGATTGATGAAGAAGTATGGAATAAGTAAAGAGAAGTTTATGCCATCTTATAAAGGCCAATTAGAATTTCCAAGGAGAAATATAATGTCTAAATTAAAGATATTGGTGGTAGAAAGTGACAAGGCTCTTAGAATTGAGTTGGTTTGGCACCTTAAAAAACATTATGAAGTGTTTGAAGCAGCAGATAGACATGATGCTCTTACCTATCTAAAAAAAGAAAAGAGGCCAGATGTCATTTTGCTGGAACTATATTTACCACCTAGAAGAGATACTTTAGAAGATGGTTTTTATGTATTACAAAAATTCAAAGAAAGGATACCAGAGGCTAAGGTAGTTATTATAACCACTGCTACAGAAAAGGAGGTTATGGATAAGGCTAAGGAAGAAGGAGCCGATGCCTATTTGCAAAAGCCTTTTGAACTGGAGGAACTAGAAGATACCATTGAAGAGCTCTCTCAGTCTGTTCCCCAGGGTAAGGAGAGAAGGAAATATTGGAGGGATGATGAGGGAAAGGGTATAGGTGTTGAGAAAAGGAAGCAGTGGCGGGTAAGCTGTGAATTGCCTATTCAATGGGTCTTAGTTGAGGGCGAATCTCCATTAAAGGGAGAAACAAACACCATTGATATAAGTTATAGTGGAGTATCTTTTCCTGTAGAAACCCCCATTGCTCCTAATAGCGTATTGGATATGAAGTTATCCTTACCATCCCATTTGCCAAAACTAGTAGTTAAGGCTGTGGGAGTAGTAAGGTGGTTAGTAAAGCTTAAAAATGAGTATACATATAGGCTGGGAGTTGAGTTTGTAGAAATGAAATATGCTCATAGGAAGGCTATTGCAGATTATATTTACAAATTGTAGCCACATGTGATTAAGCTGAAAAAAAATTTGGAAATTAATAGGTCTGCTTGCGGCAAGGCAGACAAATAAAAATACAAAATGTAACTTACGGAGGCGGAGCTATGTCCTTGCAATGGTATGGAGTATATACCTCTTGCCGTCATGAACAAAAGGTGTATGAAAGATTGGTTGAGAAGTCTATTCATGCATTTCTTCCCAAAATGGAGGTGTGGAGTAGACGCAAGGATCGAAAAAAGAAGTTACAACGCCCTCTTTTCCCAGGTTATTTGTTTGTAAATATAGATTTAAACCCTTACATACACCTAGAAATTATAAAAACCCCAGGGGTAGCTTATATTTTGAGTAACAATGGAAAGCCTACTCCTATACCTGAAAATCAGATAGTCTCACTCCAGAAATTACTTAAAAACGATGTATTGATAAGACCTTACCCTTATCTTAAAATAGGACAAAAAGTAAGAATAGTTGATGGCCCTCTTGCAGGTTGTGAGGGTATTTTACTAAGAACCAAACCAAATAAACACAGATTAATTATCTCAATAGACTTGCTTAAACAGTCTGTATCCGCCGAAATACATGAAGCTGATGTAGAACCAATATAGCTTAATTCTGTTATTAGGTCACTGGGTCAAAATAATAACCTAATTATGATTTACTAAAAATAGAGAAACTCAAGCAAATGCCATGTGTGGAATTATAGGTTACATCGGAAAAAGGCCCGTTCTTCCTATCTTAATTGAGGGATTGGAGCGACTAGAATATCGTGGATATGATTCAGCGGGTATTGCCCTTATGAACGCTAAAAGAGAAATAAACGTTTTAAAGGTTAAGGGAAAGATCAAAGATTTGAAGGTAAAAGTAGAAAATGATGGATATTGGTGGTCAAATAATCACAACTTTCATATAGGTCTAGGTCATACCCGCTGGGCTACCCATGGAAGGCCTTGTGAAAAAAATGCCCATCCCCATCTAGACTGCAAAGGAAAAATAGCTTTGGTACACAATGGGATAATTGAAAATTACAAGAAACTTAAGGAATTTCTTATATCTAAGGGGCATAGATTTAATTCAGATACAGATACTGAAGTCCTTGCCCATCTTATTGAGGAATTTATGGATGGAAGCTTGGAAGATGCAGTTAAAAATGCACTAAAGAAAGTAAAGGGTTCCTATGCCATTGGTGTTATCTCAATAGATGATCCAAATAAGATAGTAGCTGCAAGAAATGAGAGTCCCCTGATTATAGGAATAGGAAACAATGAATATTTTTTAGCCTCAGATGTGCCTGCCATCTTAAACTATACCAGAGGTGTAATATATATAGAAGATGGGGAATTGGTAGTTTTAGACAAAAAGGGCTTTAAGATATGTCCTTTAAGAAGAAAGCGAGAAGTTAAAAAAGACATAGTCAAAATCTCCTGGGATGTGGCTTCCATAGAAAAGAATGGATATGACCACTTTATGCTAAAGGAAATCTATGAGCAGCCAAAGGCCATAAGGGATACTATAAAAGCCAAGGTTTGTAATGGGAAGATATTGTTAGATGAAATAAATTTATCTCCTAAAGAGTTAAGGAAGATAAAAAAAGTATTTATAGTGGCCTGCGGAACCTCTTATCATGCTGCTTTAATAGGAAAGTATATGCTTGAGAAACTTTGTCTCGTCCCGGTTGAAGTAGATATTGCCTCAGAATTTAGATATAGGTCACCCCTTTTAGATAAAAATTCCCTAGTGATAGCTATTAGCCAGTCTGGAGAGACCGCTGATACCCTTGGGGCTATAGCCTATGCAAAAAATAAGGAATCAAAGATAATCTCTATATGCAATGTAGTAGGAAGCAGCATCACTAGATGCTCCCAAGGAACAATTTATACCCATGCAGGCCCAGAGATTGGAGTTGCTTCTACCAAGGCCTTTACCACCCAACTGGCAGCCTTATATCTCTTTTGCCTTTATTTAGGAAGTATTAAAGGGTTGATTGATCAAAAAACATGTAAAAGATGCCTTAAAGCCCTTGAAAAAATCCCTGAGGATGCGGATACCATTTTAAAAAGGGCATCTGAATTAGATGAGCTAGCGAATCTATTCTATAAAAAGTCAAACTTTCTTTACCTGGGAAGGGGCATTAATTATCCTATTGCCTTAGAAGGTGCCTTAAAGCTAAAAGAAATATCCTATATTCATGCAGAGGGCTACCCTGCAGGAGAGATGAAACACGGTCCTATTGCCCTAATTGATAGTTCTCTTCCAGTAGTAATATTGATCCCCAAAAACCAGCTTTATGAAAAGATTATATCTAACATGGAAGAGGTAAAGTCCCGTGGGGGCATTGTTATAGCAATAGCTATTGAAGGAGATAAAAATATAATAGAAAAGGCCGATCATGTATTTTATGTGCCTAAGGTATTAAATGAACTCACACCTATCTTATTTACCATACCTCTGCAGCTTCTGGCTTATTATATAGCAGTGAAAAGGGGATGCGACGTGGATAAACCCAGAAATTTGGCAAAGAGTGTCACAGTAGAATAAAAAGAGCGGTAATAGAGCTCAAACATTGTATGATTACACGACCCTTGGAAACCCATAACACAGGAGGTAACAAATGAAGAGGCCCATTTTGCTTCTCTTATGGGGATTAATATTTGCCTTCCTTGGAGGGTGCGCTGGAACCCTTCCTATAGATAACAAACAAGCAGAACAGATATTGAGGAACTACATTATCAGTCCTGGGGATATGTTGTTAATCGACATTATGGAAGAAGAAACTATCTCAAGGACAGTGCCTGTTCGTCCAGATGGAAAGATTTCACTCCCTTTGATAAACGATATCCAGGCAGCAGGCCTAACCGCAATGGAGTTGAGGAAAAATCTGATTAAAAAACTAAGTAAATTTTATAAGATAGTAGACGTGACAGTAACAGTTACAGAAGTTAAAGGATACAAGGTTAATATAATTGGAAACGTTAATAGACCTGGGGTGAAAATCCTAACTGCTAAAACCACCTTTTTAGAAGCCATTTCTTTAGGAGAGGGTTTTAGTGAATGGGCTGATGTAGATGATATTTATATCATAAGGCAAATTAATGGTAAACGGAGGAAAATAAAGGTAGATTATGAGGGAATACTTGAAGGCAAAAAGGAAGATATCTGGATTTTACCAGGTGATACAATCGTAGTTCCTTAGGAGAGTAAATGATGGATAAAGAAGAAGTCTTTCCCATAAGGGAATACCTTGATACAGCGATTCGAAGAAAATGGTTTATTATTATACCTTTTATTCTCTCACTTATCCTTACCACTGGCCTATATTGGAAACTTCCTAAGATTTATCGTTCTGATACCTTGATTTTAGTGCTTCCTCAGAAAGTTCCACAAGACTATGTAAAACCTACAGTAACTACCCCCATCCAATACCGTCTTAAGACCATAACCGAAGAGATACTCAGTCGCACCCGCCTAGAGACCATCATAAATGAATTAAATCTTTATCCCGAGCTTAGAAAGACAACACCCATAGAACAAATTATAGCCAAAATGCGAAAAGATATTGAAATAAAAGAAAAGGGAGAGAGTTCGTTTAGGATCTATTACCAGGGGAAAGACCCTGAAACTGTAAGAAGGGTAACTAGCAAACTAGCCTCTTTATTTATTGAAGAGAATCTTAAAACCAGACAACAGCAAGCACAGATAACTACAGACTTCCTTTCTCATGAACTCGCCTTAGTTGAAAAAAAATTAAAACAGCAGGAGAAGGCTATTACTGCATTTAAATCTAAACACATAGAAAGCCTTCCTGAACAGAGGGAATCCAATTTGGCTATGCTTAGACAGCTTTGTGAAAGAAGGCAAACAATTATGGAAAGGATAAATATCGCAGAAAATCAAAAGACTTTCTTACAACACCAACTTGCTAGCCTAGACCGATTTGTATATCCTGATACAGAAAATCAGGTTATAACACCTAATTCCTCTGTTCAATCTCAATTAGTAGCAGCCCAAAATCAACTTTTGGCATTAAAAAATATATATACCGACAATCACATAGAAATTAGGAAGCTAAAGGAAAAAATCAATCAACTAAAAAAACAATTAGAATCAAACAACAAAGAAAATCAAGAAATACAGCAGGTTCAAATGCTAAATCCAAGAGTATTGGAATTGAAAAGCCAGCTAATGACCATAAATATGGAGGTCAAGCGTCTTAAAGAAGAGGAGGTTAAGTTAAAGAAACAGATTTCCATTTATGAAAAAAGGCTTGAGCAAACTCCTCACGTAGAACTCCAATTGGCTGATCTGACGCGCGATTACAATAATACCAAAAGATTTTATGAAGAGTTACTGCAAAAAAAGATGCATGCAAAACAGGCAGAAAATTTAGAAAGGAGACAACAAGGAGAACAATTCAGGATATTAGACCCACCGGTATTACCCAAAATACCCTATAAGCCTAATCCTTATAGACTCTTTCCAATAGGTATCTTTTTGGGGTTAGGCTGTGGTTTTGGTCTAGCATTTGTAGTGGAGATGTTGGATAATTCCTTCAGGAATCCCAAAGAAGTTGAAGAATACTTAGGTATACCAGTTTTAGCTAGTATCCCAGTGATTAAGAAAAAATAAACTTTTTTGGTCATGAGGAACGTGCCTTGATACCGCAAATGCGCAGGGCAGCAATATCGGCGACTGCCAATATGGCAGAGGGCTTTGGCCGGTTCCATTATCAAGAAAAAAAAGCAACCCAATGACAAATGATGTAATAACCTAACCATTTGGAGGGACAATGGGAAAAATCCATGATGCCTTAGAAAAAGCAGAAAGAGAGCGTTACCTAATTAACAGAAGTTTACCCAAATCGACCCCTAAGAGAGAAAGCGGGGTTGAGAATATAGAAGTTCAGGCTCCAACACTACCAAAGGCCGAGAAGGACATTATTAAAAAGAAAAAAGGATATTACAAAGATACTTATGCCTTAGCAACTGAACAATTTAGGATATTAAAGTCCAAAATCTTGTATGTAAAAAATGGCACTCCACCTAAGACCATCCTTGTTACCAGTAGTGTTCCTTTGGAAGGTAAAACTACAGTTGCAGTCAATTTGGCCATTAGTATCGCTCAGGGGGTTAAGGAGCATGTCTTGCTGGTAGATTGTGATTTTAGAAAGCCAGAGATTCACAAATTATTTAATCTTTCTCCTCAAAGGGGTTTAAGCGATTATTTGCTAGGCCAGGTAACCATCCCTGAAATCTTGTTAAAAACAAAAACCCCTAAGCTCTCTGTGCTTCCTAGCGGAAAGCAGGTTTCTAATCCTGCAGACCTTTTGGCCTCTGAAAGAATGAAAGAACTCATTCAAGAACTAAAGAATAGATATAATGACAGGTATATTATCTTTGACTCTTCCCCACTTCAGCTTACTTCTGAAACTATGGTGTTATTATCCCAAGTGGAAGGGGTAATACTAGTAGTTAGGGCAGGAAAGACAAACAGGAATTTGGTCTTAAATACTATAAAGGAGATAGAGAAAGAAAGACTCTTGGGTGTTGTGTTAAATGGCGTAGAGAAATCTCTGACCAATAAATACTATTCCCATTATAAATACTATTAGTCTCAAACAATAACCAAATAGACCATAACGGTGAGAAATAGCTATTTTATAGCTTAGTTGCTATCAATAAGGTAAAAAAGTAATCAAGGCATAGAGCAATGATGAATTTAGGTAGGAAAAATTTAGCAATCTTAAGTACTTTTCTAATATGTATGGTGCTTATTTCAGTAGCCTGCAGCAGTCCTGCAGAAAAAAGGGCAAGACATCTAGAGAAGGCCCAAAAGTATTTTTCAGAGGGTAAATATAAGGAAGCCATCATTGAGTATAAAAATGTGCTCAAGTTAGACACCAAAAATGCTAAGGTCTATTATAAATTAGGACTTTGCTACCTGAATACAGGAAAAGGAAGGGAGGCCTTTAAGTCACTTTCGGCGGCGGTAGAATTAGACCCAAAGAATCTGGATGCCCATCTTAAACTGGGAAATCTATTTCTGCTTTCCAGGCTCCCAGAAAAGGCAAGGGAAAAGGCAGACTTGGTCCTTTCTCAGGAGCCAAAAAACCTGGAGGCCCTTATCCTTTCAGGGAATGTTTATATTCAGAAAAAGGAGATAGATAAGGCCATAGAAATCTTTAAAAAGGTGCTAGAATTAAGACCTAAAAGGCAACAAACCTATTTTATCTTGGCAACTTTAGTTTCTTTAAAAAGAAAATTTACAGAGGCTGAAAGATATTTAAAGAAAGCTATAGAGATAAATCCCCAGGAAATTAGTGGATATCTGACATTAGGAAATTTTTATATGGCCACCAAAAGGCCACTTTTGGCAGAAAAGGCTTATAAGTCAGCCATAGGAATTGAGCCTAAAAATTTCAAGCCTTATGTAGTGTTAGGAAATTTTTATAGACATCAACGGGAATTCAAAAAGGCGGAAGAACTATATTTAAAGGCTACCGAGATTGACCCCAATGATGTCCGCCCATTTATGGTACTAGGGGAATTTTATAGGACAAGGGGTGAGAATGAAAAGGCAATCAAGCACTACAATAAGGCCTTGGCATTAAATCCCAAACTTAATTTGGCAAAGATAAATCTTGGGCAAATCTACCTCAAGCAAGATAAATTAGATAAGGCCTCAACTGTTATAGAAGAGATATTAAAGGAAAGACCCAAAGACCTGGGGGCAAGACTCCTTAAAGGTCAACTGCTTATAAAGCAAAGGAAAATAAGTGAGGCTACAGAACTCCTTCAGACACTTATAAAGGATGAGCCAAAGTTTAGTGAGGCCCACTATTTTCTAGGGCTGTGCTATATGAATCAAAGAAATATACACCAAGCTAAGGCAGAATTTAATGAGGCAATAAGTTATAATCCTATGCTCTATAAGGCAAATCTCATTTTAAGTGAAATTCACCTTAGAAGTGGGGCCTTTGATCTGGCCATAGCGCATGCAAAAAGGGTGTTAGAAATAAGACCTCAAGAGATAAATGCCCATGTTGTTATAGGAAATGCCTATTTATATCAAGGAAATTTGGATAATGCCTCTTTGGAATTTAAAAAGGTCATCAAAAAAGCACCTGAAAATCCTGTGGGGTATTACAGATTAGGACTGGTTTTAGAGGCCCAAAAGAGATATGATAAGGCACTCTCTCAATTTGAAAAGGTACTGAAATTAAATCCTAGGTCTGTAAAGGCCTTAAGCCATATAGCTACCATATACCTTTATAAGAAAAACCCCGATAAGGCTATTTCAAAGTGTAAGGAACATTTAAAAATAGTCCCTGATAACCCATTTATCTACAGTCTTATGGGAAATATCTATGCTTCAAAAGGTGATACCAAAAATGCAGAAAAGCAATTTAAAAAGGCACTTTCTATCAATCCCAATCTCCTTTCACCTTATATGGGTCTGGCAGGCCTGTATGTGCAAAGTAAAAAGGTTGGTCAAGCCATAGCTCAATGTAAAAAAGCCATTGAAAAGAATCCTAAGTTTATTCCGGCACGCATGAATTTGGCCCTCCTGTATCAAACCAAGGGAAATGATAAACAGGCCATAGAGGAGTATAAAGAGATTTTAAACATAAATCCTAAATTTGCACCTGCAGCCAATAATTTGGCCTGGCTGTATGCAGAAGGTGGTGAAAACCTGGATAAGGCCCTAAATTTGGCACAGACTGCCAAGCAGCAGTTGCCTGATAACCCAGCGGTTTCTGATACCTTGGGATGGGTGTATTATAAAAAGAATATGTCTGATGGGGCTATCTCTCTTTTTCAAGAAGCACTAGAAAAATTACCCAATCATCCCATTATTAATTACCATTTAGGTATGGCATACTTTAAAAAAAGGGAAAAGGAGCTGGCAAAAAAGTTTCTGACAAAGGCCCTTAATATCAACCAAAAATTCCCCCAGGCAGATGAAGCCAAACAAGCCCTCAAACAACTAAAAGAATAAAACACAGAAACTGTGTGAACTCAATAAACTGAATAATGTCCATTTTCCCACTCATAAATTCTTTAATATGTGCTATTTTGGCCATTTTTGTCCTTTCTAGAAATGCCAGACATCCACTGAACCTCAGCTTTTCATTGGGGCTGTTTTCTCTTGGTTTTATAGAAATGGCTAATTTTATAGCACTGCGTAGCATCCTTCCCCTGTTCTGGATACGTATGGCCAGGGTAGGCGAATGTCTCCTTCCAGCAAACTGGATACTCTTTATCTATGCATTTGCCAAAAAAGATAGGCAAATTTTGACCAAGGATAAGCTGGTCATCTCTATTTTCTATGCTACATCTCTATTTTTTATGGCCTTTTCTCAAAGGGAATTTTTCATTACGCCCTTAAGCGACTTTCTCTTTAGGATTGAAAGGTTAGGCTATTATTTTTATCTCTTTCTCTGTTTTTCCATGATATTTATCCTTTCTAAGTTAGAAGGCATCCTTTTTTCTTCAAAAGGGGCAGTAAGGTGGCAAATAAAATATGCCATGCTTGGCTTGGGCTCTATATTTGCCTCTTTTATCTTTATTACTGGACAGAGGCTGCTTTACAGGACAATTGATTTACACTTTATCCCTATCCATTCAGTAATTATCCTCATCTCCCTTTCCCTTATTGTATTTGCCTCAGTAAGACGCCACTTTTTGGATGTAGATGTATTTGTGTCCCGTTATGCAGTGTATACTTCATTGACGGTAATATTTGTAGGCATATATTTCCTTTCCTTAGGTCTAATGGGGGAATTGGCAAGAAAACTTGGCATAGATTTAGGATACTTATGGGAAATACCTATCATCTTTATTTCTGTCCTTATTTTATCAATCGTTTTGCTCTCTGATACAGTGAAGCGGAAGGTAAGATACTTTATATCCAGACACTTTTATAAGGATAAATATGACTATAGGGCTCAGTGGCTAAATTTTTCAAACAGGTTGAGCAACAAATTTACTGCATCTGAGATATGCAATGCTACATTAGAGCTTCTATCTGAAGCCATGTATGTAAAGCAGCTATCAATCTGGCTTTATGATGAAGAAAATGAAAGTTTGCAAATAGCCTCTTCCAAAGGGCTTGCCAAAGTCGACTTTAAAGTAGAACATAAAGATTTCATCTCCTCCTTAAAAAACAGACCTTTTATCCTTAAAGAATCTCTTAAAAAGGAAAATAGCAAAGTTTATGAAGAAAATAGAGAATTTTTTGAAAAGGCAAGGGCTTCACTGTGTGTGCCTATGATAGTTGGGGATAATTTCATAGGTATAATTGCTATTGGACCTGAATTTAGTGGCAAGGGATTTATTCAGGATGACTTTGATTTATTAACATCCATTGCTGCTCAGGCCTCAAATGCCCTACTAAATGTCCGTCTTTCTGATAAGCTGATTCAAATCAAAGAACAAGAGACCTTTCATAGACTATCTTCTTTTATAGTGCACGACCTTAAAAACCTGGTTTATACATTATCTTTGAGCCTTCAAAATGCCAGAAAATACTTTGATGAGCCTGAATTTAAGAAGGATTTATTAGATACCATCTCTAACAGTGTCTCAAAGATGAAGGTCTTAATGGCAAAGTTATCTTCAGCTCCAAGAGGGCTTAAAATTAATTTGCAGCAGATAGATTTAAATAACTTAATCAATGAAGTTGTGGATAGCACTAAACTAAATAGCAAGGACATAAATATCAAGAAATATTTTGGAGATATACCTGTTATAAAAGCCGATAAGGAGCAATTAAAGAAAGTAATTACAAATCTTATGCTAAATGCCTTGGAGGCCAATGGAAATAGAGGAGAAATAAAAATCAATACATATTCCAGAAACGGATGGGTAGTCTTTTCTATTTCTGATAATGGACCAGGGATGGATAAAGAATTTAAAGAAAAGTATCTTTTCAAACCATTCCACTCTACAAAAAGCAAGGGGTTAGGCATTGGACTCTTTCAATGCAAGACCATCATAGATGCCCATAAAGGAAAAATTGAGGTAGAGAGTGAAAAATGGAAAGGCTGCACCTTCACGGTTAAACTCCCGGTTTGACAAATAAGTCCACGGATATTAAAAAACTAACATGGCTATAGCAATTCCAAAAAAGAAGAAATATACCTATGAAGATTATGCAAAGCTTCCTGAAGGCGCCCCTTATCAACTTATTGGTGGAGAATTAATTATGACCCCAACTCCCACACCCTATCATCAAATAGTTTCGCGAAAAATAGTGTCTTTATTAGTTCAGCATGTGGAAAAGAATGATTTAGGAGAAGTTCTTTATAGCCCCATAGATGTTTACCTAACCGAAGAAGATACCTTTCAACCCGATATTATCTTTATTTCAAAAGAAAGGCTTAATATCATTGGTGAAACTAAAATAGAAAGTGCCCCAGACCTTATAATAGAACTCCTCTCTCCTGCTACTGCCTATTACGACCTTGGTAGAAAATATGAAGTCTACGAAAAAAGTGGTGTAAGGGAATACTGGATTGTCCATCCAGAGAGAAAAAGCATAGAAATTTATCAAAATGAAGGTAGTCAATTTAGACTCATCCAAACAGCAAAAGAAACAGGTGCTATCAATTCTCTGGTTTTAAAAGACCTTGAAATTAACTTAGAAAAGGTATTCTAAATCAATGTTTAGTTAAATAGTTAATTCCCTTTGAATAGTTTTATCATTCTGGGATTTTTGCCCTGTTAACCAAAGCATAGAGAGCGAAATGGACGAAAAGGATAAGATTCTGATTATTGAAGACGATAAAGGCATTGCAAAGCAAATTAAATGGGCCTTATTGAAAGATTACCACGTCCTCATTGCCCATGATGTCCCCATTGCCCGTCAGCTTTTAAAAAAAGAGAGACCAAAGGTTATAACCTTGGACTTAGGCCTTCCACCTAA contains these protein-coding regions:
- a CDS encoding XrtA system polysaccharide chain length determinant, which produces MMDKEEVFPIREYLDTAIRRKWFIIIPFILSLILTTGLYWKLPKIYRSDTLILVLPQKVPQDYVKPTVTTPIQYRLKTITEEILSRTRLETIINELNLYPELRKTTPIEQIIAKMRKDIEIKEKGESSFRIYYQGKDPETVRRVTSKLASLFIEENLKTRQQQAQITTDFLSHELALVEKKLKQQEKAITAFKSKHIESLPEQRESNLAMLRQLCERRQTIMERINIAENQKTFLQHQLASLDRFVYPDTENQVITPNSSVQSQLVAAQNQLLALKNIYTDNHIEIRKLKEKINQLKKQLESNNKENQEIQQVQMLNPRVLELKSQLMTINMEVKRLKEEEVKLKKQISIYEKRLEQTPHVELQLADLTRDYNNTKRFYEELLQKKMHAKQAENLERRQQGEQFRILDPPVLPKIPYKPNPYRLFPIGIFLGLGCGFGLAFVVEMLDNSFRNPKEVEEYLGIPVLASIPVIKKK
- the glmS gene encoding glutamine--fructose-6-phosphate transaminase (isomerizing) encodes the protein MCGIIGYIGKRPVLPILIEGLERLEYRGYDSAGIALMNAKREINVLKVKGKIKDLKVKVENDGYWWSNNHNFHIGLGHTRWATHGRPCEKNAHPHLDCKGKIALVHNGIIENYKKLKEFLISKGHRFNSDTDTEVLAHLIEEFMDGSLEDAVKNALKKVKGSYAIGVISIDDPNKIVAARNESPLIIGIGNNEYFLASDVPAILNYTRGVIYIEDGELVVLDKKGFKICPLRRKREVKKDIVKISWDVASIEKNGYDHFMLKEIYEQPKAIRDTIKAKVCNGKILLDEINLSPKELRKIKKVFIVACGTSYHAALIGKYMLEKLCLVPVEVDIASEFRYRSPLLDKNSLVIAISQSGETADTLGAIAYAKNKESKIISICNVVGSSITRCSQGTIYTHAGPEIGVASTKAFTTQLAALYLFCLYLGSIKGLIDQKTCKRCLKALEKIPEDADTILKRASELDELANLFYKKSNFLYLGRGINYPIALEGALKLKEISYIHAEGYPAGEMKHGPIALIDSSLPVVILIPKNQLYEKIISNMEEVKSRGGIVIAIAIEGDKNIIEKADHVFYVPKVLNELTPILFTIPLQLLAYYIAVKRGCDVDKPRNLAKSVTVE
- the nusG gene encoding transcription termination/antitermination protein NusG: MSLQWYGVYTSCRHEQKVYERLVEKSIHAFLPKMEVWSRRKDRKKKLQRPLFPGYLFVNIDLNPYIHLEIIKTPGVAYILSNNGKPTPIPENQIVSLQKLLKNDVLIRPYPYLKIGQKVRIVDGPLAGCEGILLRTKPNKHRLIISIDLLKQSVSAEIHEADVEPI
- a CDS encoding polysaccharide biosynthesis/export family protein, with the protein product MKRPILLLLWGLIFAFLGGCAGTLPIDNKQAEQILRNYIISPGDMLLIDIMEEETISRTVPVRPDGKISLPLINDIQAAGLTAMELRKNLIKKLSKFYKIVDVTVTVTEVKGYKVNIIGNVNRPGVKILTAKTTFLEAISLGEGFSEWADVDDIYIIRQINGKRRKIKVDYEGILEGKKEDIWILPGDTIVVP
- a CDS encoding four helix bundle protein → MNFFGHEERALIPQMRRAAISATANMAEGFGRFHYQEKKATQ
- a CDS encoding CpsD/CapB family tyrosine-protein kinase encodes the protein MGKIHDALEKAERERYLINRSLPKSTPKRESGVENIEVQAPTLPKAEKDIIKKKKGYYKDTYALATEQFRILKSKILYVKNGTPPKTILVTSSVPLEGKTTVAVNLAISIAQGVKEHVLLVDCDFRKPEIHKLFNLSPQRGLSDYLLGQVTIPEILLKTKTPKLSVLPSGKQVSNPADLLASERMKELIQELKNRYNDRYIIFDSSPLQLTSETMVLLSQVEGVILVVRAGKTNRNLVLNTIKEIEKERLLGVVLNGVEKSLTNKYYSHYKYY
- the prsR gene encoding PEP-CTERM-box response regulator transcription factor → MTTPRILIVEDDSYMRNQLKELLKNDYQVFTSGDRDEALSVFKYTKPDLVLLDLYLPPDIYSSKIGMDILQRILEIRNNTKVIVITGSNDNKDALSAVDMGVYAYITKPFNIDDLKVLIKGCLYIQKLERENKALHQELEKRWNFEGIIGNCPQMCQVFSIINKAAPTDYTILIEGETGVGKELIARALHSRSPRKEGPFIVIDCTVIPEGLLESELFGYEKGSFTGAYRTKRGKIELAEKGTLFLDEIGDLPISLQAKFLRFLEESKIQRIGGVSPKKVNTRVIAATNKDLKLGVTKGSFREDLYHRLNMISIKIPPLRERGSDILLLADYFLKKYSEGKRLSSEAKNALFQHDWPGNVRELKNRIQKAIAMSSDNLISAGDLGLETKNSYRNKSSLRHAKQDVEKEYLITALRNNKGNITHTARELGTHRIVIRRLMKKYGISKEKFMPSYKGQLEFPRRNIMSKLKILVVESDKALRIELVWHLKKHYEVFEAADRHDALTYLKKEKRPDVILLELYLPPRRDTLEDGFYVLQKFKERIPEAKVVIITTATEKEVMDKAKEEGADAYLQKPFELEELEDTIEELSQSVPQGKERRKYWRDDEGKGIGVEKRKQWRVSCELPIQWVLVEGESPLKGETNTIDISYSGVSFPVETPIAPNSVLDMKLSLPSHLPKLVVKAVGVVRWLVKLKNEYTYRLGVEFVEMKYAHRKAIADYIYKL